CCATCAGGTTCGAGAGCAGGATGACCGACAGCAGCGTGTAGCCAAACTTCGATCCGCCCGCGAGGTCGGTCGCCCAGTTGCCGGGGTCCATGTAGCCGACCGAGACCAAATAACCGGGACCGGCGAAGGCCAGCAGCTTGCGGGCCCAGTGTCCGCGGAAGGGAACCAAAATGGTCCCATAGACCTCGGGCAGGCTGTGCTGGACGCCGGCCGAGGCGTCGGCACGCCAACCTGAGGCATCAGGCGTGTCATTGGGCAGGGAATCAGGCGTCAAAGCGGGTGATCTTGCGTCCATTTCGGAAGGATGACCGATAATCGGTCTTAATGCAACTCATTTGCAACTGCATCTAGGTCACCTCCTCCGGAGCTCAGTCGGGAAACGGGTGTCCCCACCGCCCCTTGAGCCGGACAGTGCAAGCCTACCGGCTGCCAGGGAATCACGCCATGATCGCGATCAACCACGCCCCCCACCTGCCCAAGACCTTCAACCGGCTGGCCTGGTCCAATCTCGCCGCGCAGTCGGCCGAGCAGATCGCACTGGCCGCCGCGCCGATCGTCGCGGTGCTGCTGCTCGGCGTCGGCGAAGGCCGGACCGGGGCGCTGCAGACCGCCCTGACGCTGCCCTTCATCCTGTTTGCGATTCCCGCCGGCCTCTTCGCCGACCGTATCTCGCGGCGCTGGCTGATGGCGGGCGCGGAAGGATTGCGCGCGGCAGCGCTGTTCGCAATCCTCCTGCTGATCTGGCTCGACCTGCTGTCGCTGCCCCTGCTTGCCGTGCTCGGCTTCGTCGCGGTATGCGGCACCGTCGCCTACAGCGTCGCGGCGCCGGCATTGGTGCCGTCACTGGTGACGCCACAACTGTTGCCCGCGGCCAATGCGCGGATCGAGCTTGCGCGCACCATCGCGTTCGCCGGCGGCCCGGCGCTGGGCGGCGTGCTGGTGGGCTGGCTCGGCGCCGCGCCGGCCTTCGGTTTCGCCGCGGCGCTGTCGGTGATCGCGGTGGTGCTGCTGTCGGGCATCTACGAGCCGGTGCGTGCGCCGGCCCCGCGGCGCCATCCGCTGCAGGAGATCCGGGAAGGCGCCAACTTCGTGCTGCATCATCCGCTGCTGCGGCCGGTGTTCATCACGCAGTTCATCTTCAACACCGCCTCGTTCCTGCTGCTGGCGGTTTTCGTGCCCTATGCGGTGCGCCGCCTCGGACTGTCGGCAACCGGCGTCGGCATCACGCTCGGGATGTACGGCGCCGGCATGGTGGCCGGCGCGCTGCTCGCAACACGCGTGATGCGGCGCCTCGCCTTCGGCACCGTGATTGGATTGGGGCCGGTTACCGGCTTCATCGCCGCCGGCGTGATGGCGCTGACCACGGTCATTCCCTCGCCATGGCTTGCCGGCTTGAGCTTCTTCCTGCTCGGCGCCGGCCCGATCCTGTGGGTGATCTCTACCACCACCCTGCGGCAATCGGTGACGCCGCCCTCCCTGCTCGGCCGGGTCTCGGCGATCAATATCATGAGCTATGGTGCGCGCCCGCTCGGCTCGGCGCTCGGCGCCATCGTCGGCGGATTTTACGGCGCGGAAGCCTGCCTCTATCTCGCCGCCATCATCTTCGGCGCGCAGGCGCTGGTGATCCTGCTGTCGCCGGCGGTCTCGCTGGCGCGGCAGCCGGAGATGGTCGGCGAGCCGGCGCAAGCGTAGCGGGCCTGCCGGACCATGACCTAGCGATAGACCAGGATCGGGACAGAGGTGTGGGTCAGCACCTTCAGGGTTTCGCTGCCGAGGATCGCCGACACGCCGCGCAGACCGTGTGACGCCATGACCACGAGATCGCAACCTTGCTTCTTCGCGGTGTCGACGATCGCCTCGTACGGCTTGTCGTGCTCGATGCACAACGCGCTGCACTCGACGCCGGCCTTCAAGGCGTTGTTGCGTACGTTGTCGAGATATTTCGCGGTCTGCTCGGCGACCAGCGCCTTGTATTGATCCAGCGCGCTCGAAACGACGCTGGGATCGACGACGAGGGAGTTCAGCGGCGTCGATACCACCAGCGCAGTCACCCTGGCGCCGATGGTTTTCGCCAGCTCGATGCCGTGCTTCACCGCAGCCTTCGACAAATCCGAGCCATCGGTCGGAAGCAAAATATGCTTGTACATGCTGCGCGCCTCATCCCCGCATTTTGCGTAGACTTGAATCAGGATCGAGGCTGCACGCATTGATATGAATCAACGGCAGGCGACGGGAGCCGCGGGACTGACGCCTCAGATCGCGAGATAGCGCTATTCGGCGGACGAAAGGCCGGCGAGCTCTTACGGCTTCGCGGATGCGACGACTTCGCCGTCCTCCTTCACGAACGAGCCGACGGGATGGTCGAGCAGATCGAGCACCGCCTCCGACGGCCGGCACAGCCTTGTGCCTTTCGGCGTCACCACGATCGGCCGGTTGATCAGGATCGGATGGGCCAGCATGAAATCGATCAGCTCGTCGTCGCTCCATTTGGGATCGGCGAGCCCGAGTTCCGCGTAGGGCGTTCCCTTCTCGCGCAACAGCGCCCGGACTGGAACTCCCATCGCCTTGATCAGTTCGATCAGCCGGGCGCGATCCGGCGGATTCTTCAGGTACTCGATGACCTCGGGCTGCTCGCCGCTCTGCCGGATCATCGCCAGCGTGTTGCGCGAGGTGCCGCAGGCCGGATTGTGATAGATCGTGACGGTCATGTCCGTGCCTCCTTGTTGACCGCCTCGGCGGCTCCGGCACCCGCCTCGTACCAGCCGCGCGACGCCTTCACCAGATAGACCACCGAGAGCATCACGGGAACCTCGACCAGCACGCCGACCACGGTCGCCAGCGCCGCGCCGGAATTGAGGCCGAACAGGCTGATGGCGGCGGCGACCGCGAGTTCGAAGAAGTTACTGGCGCCAATCAAGGCCGCAGGGGCGGCAACGCACCAGGCCACGCCGAAACGCCGGCTCAGCCAGTAGGCCAGCCCGGCATTGAGATAGACCTGGATCACGATCGGCACTGCCAGGAGCACGATCACCAGCGGCTGCGCGATGATTTGTTCGCCCTGGAAACCGAACAGCAGAACCAGCGTGGTCAGGAGCGCGACCAGCGACACCGGCTGCAGCACATGCTGGGTCCGCGCCAGCGCCGCCGGCCCGCTGGCGAGCAGCGCACGCCGCCACGCCTGCGCGACGATCACGGGCACCACAATATACAGCAGCACCGAAATCAGCAGGGTCGCCCAAGGCACCGTGATAGAGGCGACGCCGAGCAGCAGGCCGACCAACGGCGCGAACGCAAACACCATGATGAGGTCGTTAAGCGCGACCTGGCTCAAGGTGTAATGCGGCTCGCCCTCGCACAGGTTCGACCACACGAACACCATCGCCGTGCACGGCGCCGCCGCCAGCAGGATGAGCCCGGCGATATAGGATGGAATCTGCGCCGACGGCAACAACGGCGCGAACAGGTGGCCGATGAACAGCGAGCCCAGGAGCGCCATCGAGAAAGGCTTTACCGCCCAGTTGATGAACAGCGTGACGCCGACGCCGCGCCAGTGCTCGCGTACCTGGCCGAGCGCGCCGAAGTCGATCTTCAGCAGCATCGGAATGATCATCAACCAGACCAGCGCGGCCACCGGCAGATTGACCCGAGCGACCTCGGCGCTGGCGATGGTTGCGAACAGACCCGGCAAGAGATGCCCGAGCGCGACGCCCGCAACGATGCACAGCGCCACCCACAGCGACAGATAACGTTCGAACAGGTTCATTTCGGTTACGCCACATCCGGGCGCAACGTGGTGGCGCCCTCTCCCCTGCCGATATCGCGCAGCCTGGTCCCGAGCGACAGGCGGTCGATGCTTGCCAACGGCAGGCTTGTAAATGTGTCGATGCGGTTCTTGAGATAGCGGAACGCGGCAACGAACGCTGCTTCCTTCTCGATGTCGGTACCCTCGACCGCGGCCGGGTCCTCGATTCCCCAATGCGCGGTCATCGGCTGGCCCGGCCATATTGGACAAGCCTCGCCGGCGGCGTTGTCGCAAACCGTGAAAACGAAATCCATCACCGGCGCACCGGGACCGGCAAACTCCTCCCAACTCTTGGAGCGCAGATCGTCGGTGGGATAATCGAGGCTGTTGAGAACCTTGATCGCAAAGGGATTCACCGTGCCCTTCGGCTGGCTGCCGGCGGAGAAGGCGCGGAAGTGGCGGCGGTCGTCCTTGCGCAGGATCGACTCTGCCAGGATCGAGCGGGCGGTATTTCCGGTGCAAAGGAAGAGAACGTTGTAGACCCGATCAGACATGAGCTTTCCTCCTCGTCTTCGGCGAACAGCACGGCGTGAGGTCTTCGATCAGCGGCGCGCAGATTTCGGGGCGTCCGTCGCAGCAATCGCGCAGCATGAACAGCATCACGGCACGAAAGCGGGCGAGATCGGCGCGGTAGACGATGCTGCGGCTGTGCCGCTGCGCCGTCACCAGCCCGGCACGCGACAGCACGCCAAGATGCGACGACATGGTGTTTTGCGGCACCGCCAGCGCGCGTGCGATATCGCCGGCCGCAAGCCCCTCCGGCTCGTGCTGCACCAGCAGCCTGAACACATCGAGCCGGGTCGCCTGCGCCAGCGCCGCGAGGCCGAGAATGGCGTCATCTGATTCCATATATCCAGACTTATGGATATAAGGCGCCTTGTCAAGTTTCGTTCCGCGTCCGGGCATCCCGCTATTTCGATCATACTAGAAATATCGTTGACAATGCTCCCGCCGTCTGAAATTCTGCGCTCATGAAACTCGACGACGCCGCCGCGCATCTCGAAGCCCTGGGCAACCCCACGCGGCTGAAGATTTACCGCACCCTCATTCGCGCGGGCGCTGTCGGCATGCCGGTCGGCCGCCTGCAGGACAGGCTGAAGATCGCGCCCTCCACCCTCTCCCACCACATCAAGGCGCTGGTGGTGGTGGGGCTGGTCACGCAGGTGCGCGAGGCAACCACGCTGATCTGCCACGCCAACTACGAAGTCATGCGGGGGCTGGTGGATTTTCTGGTCGCCGAATGCTGCACCGAGACCAGCGAAAGCAAGGACACCAAGACCGCGGCATAGTTTGTTGCGGCATCTATTTCGAAATTTCCGGTTTAATGGGAGAACAACATGAGTGAAGCCAAGACGGTCGCGATCATCGGAGCCGGCCCGGTTGGTCTTGCCGCAGCTGCGCATGTTCTGGAGCGCGGGCTGATGCCGATCGTGCTGGAATCCGGCAGCCAGGTCGGCCACGCAATGCGGCAGTGGGGCCACGTCCAGATGTTCTCGCCGTGGGAATACAATATCGACCGCGCCGCGGCGCGGCTGCTGGCGCCAACCGGGTGGAATTCTCCCGAGCCCGGTCAATATCCGACCGGCGCCGAACTGGTCGAGCGCTATCTCGAGCCGCTCGCGGCCAAGACCGCGCTTGCGAGTCACATCTATACTTCGAGCCGCGTCACCGACATCAGCCGCGTCGGCTTCGACAAGCTCAAGACCAGGGGCCGCGAATCCGCGCCGTTCGAGATCCGCTATCAGAACGGCCTGGGTCCCAAGAGCGTGCGGGCCGACGCCGTGATCGACGCTTCCGGCACCTGGCATTCGCCGAACCCGGCGGGCGCCAACGGCTTGCGCGCGATCGGCGAAGCGCAGGCAACAGACAGGATCGCGTACGGAATGCCTGATGTACTGGGCAGGGATCGCGCGCGCTATGCCGGCAAGACCGTCGCGGTTCTCGGCGCCGGCCACTCGGCGATCGGCACGCTCACCGATCTCGCAACGCTCGCGACCGAGGTGCCGGAAACCAAACCGGTCTGGCTGCTGCGCGGCAATGATCCAGCGAAGGCCTTCGGCGGCGGCGCGAACGACAAGCTCGCCGCCCGCGGCGCGCTTGGCGCGGCCTTCGCCTCGCTGGTGGCGGCGGGCCGGATCCAGGTCGAGAGCGAATTCCGCGTTTCGCATCTCGCAAACGGGCCTCGCCTCACCGTCGGCGCCGGCTCCGCCTGCTGCGGCCGTCAGGTCGTGGTCGACGAACTGGTCGTGGCGACGGGCTTCCGGCCGGATCTGGATTTCGTGCGCGAGCTCCGCATCCAGATCGATCCCGCGATCGAGTGCCCGGTCGCGCTGGCGCCGCTGATCGATCCGAACGAGCACAGCTGCGGCACCGTGCGGCCGCACGGTGCGCGCGAACTGGCGCAACCGGAACCCGGCTTCTATTTCGCCGGCATGAAGTCCTACGGGCGCGCGCCGACCTTCCTGATGCTTACGGGCTACGAGCAGGTGCGCTCGATCGCCGCCGATATCGCCGGCGACCATAAGGCCGCCGCGCGCGTCGAACTGGTGCTGCCGGAGACCGGCGTCTGCAATCGCTCCGCTGCGCCAGATGGCGGTAATTGCTGCGGCGGGCCTGCATTATCGGAGGTTGACGCCTGTTGCGCCGCCGATGCAAATGCCAGGCAACAAGGCAAGACGGGGTGCGGCTACGCATCCTAAAGCGTTTTCGAGCGAAGTGGCTACCGGTTCGCGTGAAGAAAACGCGTCAAATGGGGATTGATAGCCTTCGGTTCTGATTCCATCAGAACCAAAGGCTATCAATTCGCGGGAGGTTAGCAGAATTTCGCTCGAGGGCCGATCCGTCATCGTCGCGATGTGTGTGGGGCAGCTCGGCAGCCTGCTTCCGCACGTCGTGGTGCCGTCGATTCTCGCCGCCTTCCTGATTCCGGAATGGCATCTGAGCGGCGCGCAGGCCGGCCTGCTGGCGGGTTCGGGTGCTGCCGGCTACATGCTGGCCGTGCCGGTGCTGGCGACGCTGACCGACCGCATCGATGCCCGCAAGATCCTGATCGCGGGCTCGGCGCTGAGCGCGCTCGGCACGCTGCTGTTCGGCCTGTTTGCCACGGGCCTGTGGTCGGGCGCGCTGTTCAACGCCCTCGCGGGCGTCGGATTTGCGGGCGCCTATATGCCCGGCCTCAAGGCGCTGACCGACCGCCTCGCGCCGGGCGATTCCTCCCGCGCCATCACGCTCTACACTTCCAGCTTCTCCTTCGGAGTCGGCCTGTCGTTTCTGGTTTCGCAGCTGGTCGCGGACAGTCTTGGCTGGCGTAGCGCATTCTTCGTGACGGCGCTCGGCCCGGTCGTGATGCTCGCGGTCTGCCTGTTGTTGCGGCCGGTCGCGCCCAAACCTGTGCAGGGGCGCCTTTTGGATTTCGCGCCGGTGTTCCGCAACACCAGAGCGATGGGGTTCGTGCTCGGCTATGGCGCGCACTGCTTCGAGCTTTACGGCATCCGGACCTGGGTGGTGGCGTTCTGGACCTTCGTCGCGATGAAGAATTCGGAGACCTCCGTTCTGACGCCGATCGTGGTCAGCGTGATCTTTTCCCTGCTCGCGATGCCCGCCAGCATTCTCGGCAACGAATTCGCGTTTCGGGTCGGCCGTCATCGCGCGATCACCATCGTGATGTTCGCCTCCGCCATCGTGGCGCTGCTGATCGGCGTGTTTGCCGACAAATCGCCGTGGTTCCTGCTGCCCCTTCTGCTGGCCTACGCGATCACCGTGCCGGCAGACTCCGGCGCACTGACATCAGGCATGTCAATGGCGGCGCACCCGGATTATCGCGGCGCGACCCTGGCCGCGCATTCGACGGTCGGCTTCAGCCTGTCGGCGCTTGGCGCATGGGGCGTCGGCGTCGCGCTCGACCTCGCCGGCGGGCCGTCGAGCGCTAATGCATGGATGGCCGCGTTCTCGGTCCTGGCGGCGGGTATTTTATTGGGTCCGGTGGCGCTCTATTGGTCGCGAGGCGTCACGCCGCAGTCTTGAGCCGGGCGAACCGCATTTCGCCCTTCCCATCGCGCGCCGTTTCAAGCAAAACCACCACATGACAAACGACTCTGAGCCGACAACCGGCATCAAGGGACTTGTGCGCTGGGCGATCACGCCGCCGCAAGCCTATGCGGTGTATCTCGTCGCTCTGTTCCTGGTAGCCGGGCTGTCGTTCTATATGGGTACGCTGAAGCCGAAGAAGGCCGTAGGCATAGCGCCGCCACCACCGGTATCCGCCCCGCGAAACTGATACGCTAGGGAACCGCAATGAGAGCCCTTGCAGCCGCGAGTGCCACTGGCGTAGCCTGACGCCGGGGACATCGCAGCCTCCCCATGAAATGGTGGTCCCATTCAAGCGCTGCTCGCCCTTCTTTGGAGCGAGCACATGGATGGATTATCCCTCGAACTTCCGCTGTTTGTTGTCGCGACCTTCGCCGGCGCTTTTGTCGCGGGCCTCTCCGGCTTCGCCTTCGGGCTGGTCGCAGCCTCGATCTGGCTCTACATCCTCACTCCCCTGCAGACCGCCACCCTGATCATCGCGTTCGGCCTGATCGTGCAGGGCTACGCGGTCTGGAAACTGCGCATGAGCCTGGACTGGACCAAACTCTGGCCGTTCGTGCTCGGCGCAGCGCTCGGCGTCCCCGTCGGCGTCAACATCCTGACCTGGGCCAATCCGGCGCATGTCCGCGCAGGCGTCGGCGCGTTTCTCGTTCTCTACAGCCTCTATGCGCTGTTGCGTCCCGCGATTGCGCCGGTCAAGGCGGGCGGCGCCGCGACCGATGCCGGCGCCGGTTTCCTCAACGGCGTGCTCGGCGGCATCACGGGACTGGCCGGAATCCTCGTCACCATCTGGTGCGGGCTGCGCGGCTGGCCCAAGGACGTGCAGCGCACGGTGTTCCAGCCGGTGGCCGTCGCCACCTTCCTGATGAGTGCGCTGTGGATCGGCGCCAAGGGCGCGATCACGCCGGACTCCATCAAATTGTTTTTGGTGGGTCTGCCCGCTTTGCTCGCCGGCACCTGGCTTGGCCTGAAACTGTTCGGCCGCCTCGACGAGGCAGCGTTCCGCAAGGTCGTGCTGGTGCTCCTGCTGGCGTCGGGAGTGTTTCTGATCATCTAGAATTGCCCGACAGCGAGCCGGCGAGCGCATTGACAGCCCGCGCCGGTTCGCTTATTTGGCAGCTTATGGGGATTTTGCGATCTCCCCACGAGGCGACATGCCCAAGTATCGCGTCCCGTATCTCTCACGAGGGCGCAACCATGTCATTATTCACAACCATATCATCAGACAAACTTTCACGGCTGATCGGCACGGCGAACACCCCTGCCCTGATCGACGTTCGCACCGACGAAGACTTTGCCGCTGATCCGCGGCTGCTTCCCGGCTCCGTGCGGCGCAACCATCAGGAGGCCGCCGACTGGGGCGAAGAGTTCGCCGGGCGGTCGGCCGTCGTGGTCTGCCTGCGCGGCCAGAAGCTCGCCCAGGGCACTGCGGCTTGGCTCAGGCATCTCCATGTCGAAGCCGAGGC
The sequence above is drawn from the Bradyrhizobium sediminis genome and encodes:
- a CDS encoding MFS transporter, with the translated sequence MIAINHAPHLPKTFNRLAWSNLAAQSAEQIALAAAPIVAVLLLGVGEGRTGALQTALTLPFILFAIPAGLFADRISRRWLMAGAEGLRAAALFAILLLIWLDLLSLPLLAVLGFVAVCGTVAYSVAAPALVPSLVTPQLLPAANARIELARTIAFAGGPALGGVLVGWLGAAPAFGFAAALSVIAVVLLSGIYEPVRAPAPRRHPLQEIREGANFVLHHPLLRPVFITQFIFNTASFLLLAVFVPYAVRRLGLSATGVGITLGMYGAGMVAGALLATRVMRRLAFGTVIGLGPVTGFIAAGVMALTTVIPSPWLAGLSFFLLGAGPILWVISTTTLRQSVTPPSLLGRVSAINIMSYGARPLGSALGAIVGGFYGAEACLYLAAIIFGAQALVILLSPAVSLARQPEMVGEPAQA
- a CDS encoding universal stress protein; this translates as MYKHILLPTDGSDLSKAAVKHGIELAKTIGARVTALVVSTPLNSLVVDPSVVSSALDQYKALVAEQTAKYLDNVRNNALKAGVECSALCIEHDKPYEAIVDTAKKQGCDLVVMASHGLRGVSAILGSETLKVLTHTSVPILVYR
- the arsC gene encoding arsenate reductase (glutaredoxin) (This arsenate reductase requires both glutathione and glutaredoxin to convert arsenate to arsenite, after which the efflux transporter formed by ArsA and ArsB can extrude the arsenite from the cell, providing resistance.), whose protein sequence is MTVTIYHNPACGTSRNTLAMIRQSGEQPEVIEYLKNPPDRARLIELIKAMGVPVRALLREKGTPYAELGLADPKWSDDELIDFMLAHPILINRPIVVTPKGTRLCRPSEAVLDLLDHPVGSFVKEDGEVVASAKP
- the arsB gene encoding ACR3 family arsenite efflux transporter; this encodes MNLFERYLSLWVALCIVAGVALGHLLPGLFATIASAEVARVNLPVAALVWLMIIPMLLKIDFGALGQVREHWRGVGVTLFINWAVKPFSMALLGSLFIGHLFAPLLPSAQIPSYIAGLILLAAAPCTAMVFVWSNLCEGEPHYTLSQVALNDLIMVFAFAPLVGLLLGVASITVPWATLLISVLLYIVVPVIVAQAWRRALLASGPAALARTQHVLQPVSLVALLTTLVLLFGFQGEQIIAQPLVIVLLAVPIVIQVYLNAGLAYWLSRRFGVAWCVAAPAALIGASNFFELAVAAAISLFGLNSGAALATVVGVLVEVPVMLSVVYLVKASRGWYEAGAGAAEAVNKEART
- a CDS encoding arsenate reductase ArsC, with product MSDRVYNVLFLCTGNTARSILAESILRKDDRRHFRAFSAGSQPKGTVNPFAIKVLNSLDYPTDDLRSKSWEEFAGPGAPVMDFVFTVCDNAAGEACPIWPGQPMTAHWGIEDPAAVEGTDIEKEAAFVAAFRYLKNRIDTFTSLPLASIDRLSLGTRLRDIGRGEGATTLRPDVA
- a CDS encoding ArsR/SmtB family transcription factor, translated to MESDDAILGLAALAQATRLDVFRLLVQHEPEGLAAGDIARALAVPQNTMSSHLGVLSRAGLVTAQRHSRSIVYRADLARFRAVMLFMLRDCCDGRPEICAPLIEDLTPCCSPKTRRKAHV
- a CDS encoding ArsR/SmtB family transcription factor; its protein translation is MKLDDAAAHLEALGNPTRLKIYRTLIRAGAVGMPVGRLQDRLKIAPSTLSHHIKALVVVGLVTQVREATTLICHANYEVMRGLVDFLVAECCTETSESKDTKTAA
- a CDS encoding NAD(P)-binding domain-containing protein — encoded protein: MSEAKTVAIIGAGPVGLAAAAHVLERGLMPIVLESGSQVGHAMRQWGHVQMFSPWEYNIDRAAARLLAPTGWNSPEPGQYPTGAELVERYLEPLAAKTALASHIYTSSRVTDISRVGFDKLKTRGRESAPFEIRYQNGLGPKSVRADAVIDASGTWHSPNPAGANGLRAIGEAQATDRIAYGMPDVLGRDRARYAGKTVAVLGAGHSAIGTLTDLATLATEVPETKPVWLLRGNDPAKAFGGGANDKLAARGALGAAFASLVAAGRIQVESEFRVSHLANGPRLTVGAGSACCGRQVVVDELVVATGFRPDLDFVRELRIQIDPAIECPVALAPLIDPNEHSCGTVRPHGARELAQPEPGFYFAGMKSYGRAPTFLMLTGYEQVRSIAADIAGDHKAAARVELVLPETGVCNRSAAPDGGNCCGGPALSEVDACCAADANARQQGKTGCGYAS
- a CDS encoding MFS transporter → MCVGQLGSLLPHVVVPSILAAFLIPEWHLSGAQAGLLAGSGAAGYMLAVPVLATLTDRIDARKILIAGSALSALGTLLFGLFATGLWSGALFNALAGVGFAGAYMPGLKALTDRLAPGDSSRAITLYTSSFSFGVGLSFLVSQLVADSLGWRSAFFVTALGPVVMLAVCLLLRPVAPKPVQGRLLDFAPVFRNTRAMGFVLGYGAHCFELYGIRTWVVAFWTFVAMKNSETSVLTPIVVSVIFSLLAMPASILGNEFAFRVGRHRAITIVMFASAIVALLIGVFADKSPWFLLPLLLAYAITVPADSGALTSGMSMAAHPDYRGATLAAHSTVGFSLSALGAWGVGVALDLAGGPSSANAWMAAFSVLAAGILLGPVALYWSRGVTPQS
- a CDS encoding sulfite exporter TauE/SafE family protein encodes the protein MDGLSLELPLFVVATFAGAFVAGLSGFAFGLVAASIWLYILTPLQTATLIIAFGLIVQGYAVWKLRMSLDWTKLWPFVLGAALGVPVGVNILTWANPAHVRAGVGAFLVLYSLYALLRPAIAPVKAGGAATDAGAGFLNGVLGGITGLAGILVTIWCGLRGWPKDVQRTVFQPVAVATFLMSALWIGAKGAITPDSIKLFLVGLPALLAGTWLGLKLFGRLDEAAFRKVVLVLLLASGVFLII